The Electrophorus electricus isolate fEleEle1 chromosome 15, fEleEle1.pri, whole genome shotgun sequence genome segment AGATGACTGCTCGTACAAAAATGCAGTACAGCAAATCCATGTtcttgtctttgtgtctgtttctcttccttctcGATTACTTGATAAACTGGTAGTCTTATCTTCTGATTGCAGGTGAGATAAACGAGTGAGGACAAAGCAACCAATGCATTATGACAAGGAAAGCACAATAAACTCCATCACAATGAACAAGGGCTGTGTTCTGTAGGCTTATGTTAATTTAAATGCCCAGTTCTGGAAACAAGCTGACTAAATCCCCTTTATGGCTTAACCAGTTGTCCTGTAGCTGAGGGTGATCAGGTGATCGAAAATGGCTGGACATTAAGCCcactctgtctttgtgtttcagATCGGTGCCGTTATGTTAATGCTGTGGGTCCTTGTCGTGCTGCCTTCATCCGGTTCTTCTACAACGTCAGCAGCCAAACCTGTGAAAAGTTCATCTACGGTGGCTGTGGTGGCAATAACAACATCTTCAACTCACCGGAAGACTGTTTGgcagtgtgtgcaggcgtgACAGGTGTGTGGGGCACAGTTGTGCTGCCTTTGTTTGAGATTTTTCAGGAATAAGGTTAGTTGTAAGGTGTGGTGGGGTAGAAGGATTAGGTATCTTGTGTTGGATTGTCTTTTACAAAGCTGCTAATTCATGTGGGTTTAAAGGTAGCTCTTAAAAGATACTGTGAGATACTGTGACTGCACATAGAAGAGAACAGCACAAAAGCAACTGTGCAGAAACATTATATGAGTGTGGGCTTTATTGACCCAAACATAATGCATTTcaataatgtattaaaaaaaacaaaacaaaaaatcaggACATTTGGGAAATAAAGACGTTTGCCTTttaataaagagaaaataatatttgtttCCTTAATGCTATTTAAATGAGTAATGTAAATCTCCCAACACAGACTTCTCTTCAATTTCTGGTTTGTTGCAGGAAGCGCACACTTCCAACCATCATCACACGAGAACTCTAGCTAGTCAAAGCAATGGGATATAACAAGCAGCCTCACAGGGACCCTAAAGTATTCCAATTAAAGTACTCCATTTTAATTGACACACTGTGCATTTGCTGATGGATCTTACATATGCGTTCATGCCTTTTTAATGTAAAGGGGCTGTCTGTCTtcatgtgagtgcatgcatgcaaagtCTGCATTCCTAGACTAAACCATTGCATAAAGACATTTGCACAGCACTGCAGTCATATGACTTGGGGAAGGGGGCTGGGCTGAGAGCTGATAAGCTGATTCAGGACATACAGCCTGACTTGTGGGTGGCTGGCTGACTGTGTGCTGGTAATGGCCGCTTtgctgtgtctttctgtttacCATATTTGAATGGTATCAATGGTATTACCTCTGTTTATACTCACCTTCCTGCTAGGTTGTGGTCCTGTTTATTTAGGTAACTTGCTGCTGTTGTTATTTCATAGGCACGTTGAGTACCTTTCAGCCCTCAGTCAGACAAGTCCATTTGATGGGGCAGACCGCACCCATCAACACTGATGAAAATCTTTGTCCCCGCTTTGTACAGTGGTGCAttgaaaagtgtgtgtttcatgcaAGCTATGAGTTGTTTGTCACTATGAGGAACAGTGtattgtgtgtggtgtctgcTTACGCCCTGTTGTTGAACAACCGGTTGGGTGACTTCTGTTACAGCTACAACAGTGTTTTTAAAGAGGCCACACGACAACTTTAGAGTGGCCCAGTTGTCACTGACTTTAATTTTCATTGAACTCTCTCAGGTGAGGCTCTGGGCTGATTCTAattgtctgtctatttctctctccatgtttcagttttaaattaCCTTTATACATATAGAGATTTGACCAAATGGAAGAAGCATCAAGCTTTTCTACCGAGTAGTAATTTGCGGGTGTTTATTTAATCATGCATGAATACATCTCCCACACTTTCATCATTCCACCTTAACTTCCACTTCTTACAACCCCAATGTTCCCCTCTAGGTCTCATAGCTGAATAGGGAAGTTTCCTAGAAACAGACTGATTTCAAATGCTGAGAAGTAGAATTCATCTGGCTTCTTTTCTTCCTTATACGCTTAGGTGACATGATCAATGACCCTGACACCTtgccaaaaaaacccagaatGGTTCAACAGGAGGACAATGAAGGTAAATGCATCTTTGTCACAGGAATCAGgctttttattttatacctAAAATGATTGATTAACAGTAAAGTAAAAGCAAAAGGCCTTTGTTAAAACAAATCAGAGCTACTGTGTTTGGAGAGGACAACACTTGTGTGTGATGAGACATGAGTGACACCCATGCAGGAGATTGATGGTATAAGTGATCTAAGCAGTTTGGAGTGAGTTTTCACATCGATTTTCTGTGTGACAGTCACATGATGCTATTAGACCACTGACCTGCTTAAGGCCTTCTTGGAAAGTCAGTCATTCAGCTTGAGAGCAGCACCTTCCTGTGGCTCTTTCTTCATATCATTCCTCTTAGTGTGTTCAGCGTTCACGTAATTGTGTGTTCACTCTGTCCCTGGAACATGTGGAATCACTCGCACGTGTGTTTATTGGTGTGAAAATAAACACCCATGTCTTATCAGTTAATgatatcttaaaaaaaaaaagaagtatttttgttatattaagcattttattctttaagTTGACTAAGACCACGAGCTATGACACCATTTGAATGAGACAAGATCAGGGTCTAAAATATGCAGTCAGACTTGTGAAATAGCCTTGTTGTCATCATATGTCAGTCTCTTTGTGATTACTCcagcttgttttctttaaaaacccAACTTTACTAGGCGAtgcccttctctttctctcgcccAGCTCAATGGAAAGAGACTTTGGGTTTGcaaaaggcactatataaactgaactgttgttgttgttgttgttactacaGTTTTGGCCTCTTATTTTTCCTCAGAAGTTTCTTCTGAGGTTCCCCTACCTGAAGTGACAGTGGAAGAGTTTGCAGGTGTGTTTCCCTGTTCACTAtcttcctttgttcttttgatCTTTCCagtttttctctgtctgcctaCATGTCTTTAAAAGCTGAAAGACATTAAGAACAAAAGGATCATGTTTATTgtcaatataaatatttttagtatgAACAGAGTGAAAATAGACCTCATCATAACTCCCCTTTGGCTCTTACCATTGTGAGAATGCTAACAAAACATAAGGGCCAAAGGGCATCTTGCTCCCAGTGCCTGGAACTCCCAGGTCCACATGTGGTCCATTTCCTAATGCACCTGAACTGGGGACTCATCAGTCTACAGCCTCAGGCTGCCTGGCCACAATGTGTTAGCTCCCAAGGATTTGGATAGCAAATCCTGGCCTGCACCTATCGGGACTCCAGTGGAGGCCATGGCGGTAACGTCGGCCACCTCTGTCTCTGCCCTTTTCAGAGAAATGCGAGGCTGCTCCACAGACGGGGCTCTGCAGGGCCTCCATTCCCCGCTACTACTACGACAGCGGCGCCTGCAAGAGGTTCACATACGGCGGGTGTGGTGGCAACCGGAACAACTACGAGACCGAGCAGGAGTGCATGACAGCCTGCACAGGTATCCTGGGCATGCTGGCACATGCCACACAGTTCCCATATAATGCTTACCTCCCGGGCATATTGTGCCCCTCCCCAGATTAAAAATGACACTATTCCTTCTCTGTGTAGTCAAGATCATGGAAAAGAACGTTGATGACGACAAGGAGTACCAAGGTAAGATATTATTCCAGCACTCGTCCAGtttcagacatgtgtgtgtatatatgacaCGTGTTTGCGGGCGGAGGCTGCCAAGTCACTGAGCGGCGTGTCACACTCTTCACAGAGGCCTGCGGCGCGCCATCTGATTCAGGACCCTGCCGTGCCGCTTTCCCGAAGTTCTACTTTGACAGTGACAGTCAGTCATGTCATATGTTCATCTATGGAGGCTGCAAAGGCAACATGAACCGCTACAACACCATGGAAGAATGCATGTCCAAATGTGCTGGGGAGCACGGTAAGGGTGGAGCCGGGGGCCACTGTTAACGTGCAGGTTGCCTGTACAAGCTGTGTTAAGCATCTAGTATTACCAAAGCATTGAGCCCCATTATGCTATGATTATACCCAGTTTCTTAAAGCAACACTGGGTATGTTTTTGAGAAATATTCTCAACACTCTCTATGTTGTACATTTTTCATAGGCATGCCAGCGTTGGCCAAGCCGTGCCATCACTGGTCTCCAGGTAAGTTTGAAGACGCGACCTGTGAAAGGCCTTCAGTCAGGCACTGAGCCTGTGAGTTACTAAATATACTaacatttcttcttctttttacttTCTGATTTTCTGACATTCTTGGCTTTTTCgtccatccctctctcattaGCCATTTTCCTGATGACAACGCTGACCATCATATGCGTTATGCTGCTGGTGGGTTTGATTGTCATCGCCAAACGTCGAGTCAAACGCCAGCAGCTCCTCGTCTTGGACGACCAGCGGGAGCTGCTGCCTGAGGAACAGCTCTCCGTGGAGGATCCACCCAAGGCCGCTTTAtactaaatctctctctctctctctctctctctctctctctgctaaaTTAATCTCTTCACTCCAGTACTGCCACAAAACTGTTGCACACAACTGGCTTCCTTGGGAATGCTTGGACGAGATGTACCATTTAGTAGACACAGTATTGGTAACAACCATCTTGAAATAAAGTGAATAATGTTGGGTACTTTAACTACGTTATATATACACTATGTTGCTTTCGTAGAATACAATGGAATTACATCATAAAAACAATTCTTTATAATGTCTAGTCTGTTAATAACATATGACTATTAGTAATTCTGTGTGGAAAATTGTATTGCTTAAAC includes the following:
- the spint2 gene encoding kunitz-type protease inhibitor 2, giving the protein MNRHHIMARLRLFAFVSLVSLVLGQEGCVWDLNTEVNQGLDPLSLVAGATYIAHLPELSDDETCQQACCDNEACQLALTETNSNGTLGCFLVNCMKEDQDVCILMQSDTVKVYRKAPESTPDIFAVRSANSTDRCRYVNAVGPCRAAFIRFFYNVSSQTCEKFIYGGCGGNNNIFNSPEDCLAVCAGVTGDMINDPDTLPKKPRMVQQEDNEEVSSEVPLPEVTVEEFAEKCEAAPQTGLCRASIPRYYYDSGACKRFTYGGCGGNRNNYETEQECMTACTVKIMEKNVDDDKEYQEACGAPSDSGPCRAAFPKFYFDSDSQSCHMFIYGGCKGNMNRYNTMEECMSKCAGEHGMPALAKPCHHWSPAIFLMTTLTIICVMLLVGLIVIAKRRVKRQQLLVLDDQRELLPEEQLSVEDPPKAALY